From the genome of Virgibacillus proomii, one region includes:
- the priA gene encoding primosomal protein N' produces MNIAKVIVDVPASAIDQTFDYLVPEKFKDIASVGMRVIVPFGPRKVMGFIVGERESSMISKLKPLHDILDLQPVLTKELLTLGKWLAEQTISLQITTFQAMLPQVLKATYKKELVRMAESPLSDELETFFAGRDVVAYEEFMASSIPYLRLSEAVQDGDVAIEYIVKSRITKKYQTMIKPKKELHELEEVHLDLAKNAKKQKQMLSFFIQYPEPIEKQRLLRQLKTTDHTIHALKKKGCLESYQIEVYRDPYQDREFPATEALPLTNQQAAAIKPMKEKVKNGEHDVFLLHGITGSGKTEIYLQVIQDVIAKGKEAIMLVPEISLTPQMVKRFKGRFGSNVAVMHSALSAGEKYDEWRRIYRKEVQVVVGARSAIFAPFENIGVIIIDEEHESTYKQEDHPRYHARDVAIYRGKAHQCPVILGSATPMLESYARARKGVYQLVTLNERTNKKELPPVEIIDMRKELHAGNRTMFSRALKQAIEQCLQKGEQMVLLLNRRGYSTFVMCRECGHVKECPHCDIALTFHKRHHKLKCHYCSYEEPMPVQCPECQSDSIRYFGTGTQRVEEALAQLIPEARVIRMDVDTTRRKGSHEKLLTQFANKQADILLGTQMIAKGLDFENVTLVGVLTADSMLHLPDFRSSEKTFQILTQVSGRAGRHELAGRVIVQAYTPEHYSIELASHYDYTAFYQKEMIMRKNFQYPPYFFLALITITHPNQVKVIQITQQIVNMLAKAVKRETIILGPTPSPIPRIKDRYRYQCMIKYRNEPDLRKYLHKIVDYFAEQIRKDGVFISIDLQPYHLM; encoded by the coding sequence GTGAATATTGCAAAAGTGATTGTTGATGTTCCTGCAAGTGCTATAGACCAAACCTTTGATTATCTTGTACCAGAGAAATTTAAAGATATTGCTTCGGTTGGAATGCGTGTCATTGTTCCATTCGGTCCAAGAAAAGTGATGGGATTTATTGTTGGAGAGAGAGAATCATCAATGATTTCAAAGCTAAAGCCACTTCATGACATACTTGATCTTCAGCCTGTATTAACAAAAGAATTATTAACGTTAGGGAAATGGTTGGCCGAGCAAACAATTAGTTTACAAATAACAACATTTCAAGCAATGCTCCCACAAGTTTTAAAGGCAACCTATAAAAAAGAACTTGTCCGTATGGCGGAGTCACCGCTTTCTGATGAACTAGAAACTTTTTTTGCTGGTCGAGATGTGGTCGCATATGAAGAATTCATGGCGTCCAGCATTCCTTATCTTCGCCTATCAGAAGCCGTGCAAGATGGCGATGTAGCAATTGAATATATCGTCAAGTCTCGGATTACCAAAAAATATCAAACGATGATTAAACCAAAAAAAGAACTACATGAACTAGAGGAAGTCCATCTGGATTTAGCTAAAAACGCAAAAAAGCAAAAGCAAATGCTGTCATTTTTTATCCAATATCCAGAACCAATTGAAAAGCAAAGATTGTTACGTCAATTAAAAACTACGGATCATACGATTCATGCACTAAAGAAAAAAGGATGCTTGGAAAGTTATCAAATCGAGGTTTACAGAGATCCTTATCAAGATAGGGAGTTCCCCGCCACAGAAGCTTTACCATTAACGAACCAGCAAGCAGCAGCGATAAAGCCAATGAAAGAAAAAGTGAAGAACGGGGAGCATGATGTATTTTTATTACATGGTATTACCGGGAGTGGTAAAACGGAAATCTATCTCCAAGTGATTCAAGATGTGATTGCTAAAGGAAAAGAAGCGATTATGTTAGTTCCGGAAATTTCTTTAACACCACAGATGGTGAAACGCTTTAAGGGTAGATTCGGTTCTAATGTTGCTGTCATGCATAGTGCTTTATCGGCAGGAGAAAAGTATGATGAATGGCGTAGAATCTACCGGAAAGAAGTGCAGGTAGTGGTTGGTGCAAGGTCAGCCATTTTTGCACCATTTGAAAACATAGGGGTGATCATTATTGATGAAGAACATGAGTCTACGTATAAGCAAGAGGATCATCCCCGTTATCACGCTAGAGACGTAGCAATTTATCGTGGAAAAGCCCACCAATGTCCGGTGATCTTAGGCAGTGCTACACCAATGCTTGAATCATATGCCAGAGCGAGAAAAGGAGTTTATCAGCTAGTAACATTAAACGAGCGGACAAATAAAAAAGAATTGCCGCCAGTTGAAATTATCGATATGCGAAAAGAGTTGCATGCAGGTAATCGTACCATGTTTTCCAGAGCTTTAAAACAGGCGATCGAACAATGCTTGCAAAAAGGAGAACAGATGGTTTTATTATTAAATCGCAGAGGGTATTCAACATTTGTTATGTGCCGAGAGTGCGGTCATGTAAAAGAGTGCCCCCATTGTGATATTGCCTTGACATTTCACAAACGTCATCATAAATTAAAATGTCACTATTGTTCCTATGAAGAACCGATGCCTGTACAGTGTCCTGAATGTCAGAGTGATAGCATCCGATACTTTGGTACTGGTACACAGCGGGTGGAAGAGGCACTGGCCCAATTAATCCCGGAGGCAAGGGTTATCCGAATGGATGTAGACACAACTCGGAGAAAAGGATCTCATGAAAAATTGTTAACTCAATTTGCCAATAAGCAAGCCGATATTTTATTAGGTACACAAATGATTGCAAAAGGTTTAGATTTTGAGAATGTCACATTAGTTGGTGTGTTGACTGCTGATTCCATGCTGCACTTACCAGATTTTCGTTCATCGGAAAAAACGTTTCAAATTCTTACTCAAGTGAGTGGCCGGGCTGGGCGGCATGAACTAGCCGGTAGAGTTATTGTTCAAGCCTATACACCAGAGCATTATAGTATTGAACTTGCAAGTCACTATGATTATACAGCTTTTTATCAAAAGGAAATGATCATGCGGAAGAATTTTCAATATCCTCCGTATTTCTTTTTAGCCTTAATAACGATTACTCATCCAAATCAAGTAAAGGTTATACAGATTACCCAGCAAATAGTAAATATGCTTGCGAAAGCAGTAAAACGGGAAACCATTATTTTAGGACCGACTCCATCACCTATACCGCGAATAAAAGATAGATATCGTTATCAATGCATGATAAAATACAGGAATGAACCAGATTTACGCAAATATCTGCATAAAATAGTCGATTATTTTGCGGAGCAAATACGAAAAGATGGTGTATTTATTTCCATTGATTTGCAACCATATCATTTAATGTAA
- the gmk gene encoding guanylate kinase codes for MIEEKGILFVLSGPSGVGKGTVRKALFSQKTDLKYSISMTTREKRPGEQEGVDYFFKSKDDFETLIEQKQLLEYAKYVNNYYGTPRDYVEKTLAAGHDVFLEIEVQGALQVRENFPEGVFIFLFPPSLEELKNRILHRGTETQELVLNRLKEARKEIEMMDAYDYVVVNDDVDLAVSKIHAIIQSEHLRRERIAKQYKRLLEDEL; via the coding sequence TTGATCGAAGAAAAAGGTATTCTTTTTGTTCTATCCGGACCTTCTGGGGTTGGAAAAGGAACAGTTCGCAAAGCGTTGTTTAGCCAAAAAACAGATTTGAAATATTCTATTTCCATGACAACGCGTGAGAAGCGTCCAGGGGAACAAGAGGGAGTGGATTATTTTTTTAAATCCAAAGATGATTTCGAAACATTGATTGAACAAAAACAGTTATTAGAATATGCAAAATATGTTAATAATTATTATGGTACACCTCGCGATTACGTAGAAAAAACACTTGCTGCTGGTCACGATGTTTTTCTTGAAATTGAAGTCCAAGGTGCTTTACAGGTTCGTGAGAATTTTCCAGAAGGTGTATTCATTTTTCTATTCCCTCCGAGCTTAGAAGAACTGAAAAACCGGATTCTTCATCGTGGAACGGAAACTCAGGAGCTTGTGTTAAACAGACTAAAAGAGGCAAGAAAAGAGATCGAGATGATGGATGCTTATGATTATGTCGTTGTAAATGATGATGTTGATCTTGCGGTTTCTAAGATTCATGCGATTATTCAAAGTGAACATTTAAGACGTGAGCGAATTGCCAAACAATATAAACGGTTATTGGAGGATGAATTGTAA
- the rpoZ gene encoding DNA-directed RNA polymerase subunit omega produces the protein MLEPSIDSLLSKINSKYTLVILSAKRARQMSETKKVLVEHPKSHQYVGMALEEIEAGKLFIQE, from the coding sequence ATGCTGGAACCATCTATTGATTCACTGCTAAGTAAAATTAATTCAAAGTATACCCTTGTTATTTTATCGGCCAAACGGGCTAGGCAAATGAGTGAAACGAAAAAGGTGTTAGTTGAACATCCTAAATCCCACCAATATGTTGGGATGGCTCTTGAAGAAATTGAAGCAGGAAAATTATTTATCCAAGAGTAA
- the fmt gene encoding methionyl-tRNA formyltransferase, with protein sequence MKRIVFMGTPNFAVPILRTLLDSPYEVVLVVTQPDRPKGRKKNISPTPVKKVALEHHIPVFQPEKLKDEYKKVLVYEPDLIVTAAYGQILPKELLTAPAYGCINVHASLLPELRGGAPIHYAIMQGKSETGVTIMYMVERLDAGAMLTQSKVTIEGNDHVGSLHDKLAEAGSQLLKETLPKLFANELTAMEQDENQATFARNITREQEKLDWSQSSKDIYNHVRGLHPWPVAYTLFHGKPLKIWWGEPVERIFPNAQPGEIVDKPGNESFIVACGDQKGFRVIEMQLAGKKRMHVKDYLRGNPDEVKLGQIMGE encoded by the coding sequence ATGAAACGAATTGTCTTTATGGGTACGCCAAATTTTGCTGTACCTATTTTACGCACATTATTAGATTCTCCTTATGAGGTAGTACTGGTGGTTACTCAACCTGATCGACCAAAAGGGCGAAAAAAAAATATCTCACCTACACCGGTGAAAAAAGTAGCTTTAGAGCATCATATTCCTGTGTTTCAACCTGAAAAACTGAAGGATGAGTATAAAAAAGTGCTCGTTTATGAACCTGATTTAATTGTAACCGCAGCATATGGTCAGATTTTACCTAAAGAATTATTGACAGCCCCGGCTTATGGATGTATTAATGTTCATGCATCATTATTACCAGAGTTACGTGGTGGAGCGCCAATTCATTATGCAATTATGCAAGGAAAGTCAGAAACTGGGGTTACCATTATGTATATGGTGGAAAGACTAGATGCTGGAGCTATGCTTACCCAGAGTAAAGTAACGATTGAAGGTAATGATCATGTTGGAAGCCTACATGATAAGTTAGCTGAAGCAGGTTCACAGTTGTTAAAGGAAACATTGCCGAAATTATTTGCTAATGAGCTTACAGCTATGGAACAGGATGAAAACCAAGCAACATTTGCCCGCAATATTACGCGTGAACAAGAAAAACTCGATTGGAGTCAATCGAGTAAAGACATCTATAATCATGTCCGTGGACTTCATCCTTGGCCAGTTGCTTATACGCTATTTCATGGCAAACCACTAAAAATATGGTGGGGAGAGCCGGTAGAACGAATCTTTCCTAATGCACAGCCAGGAGAAATCGTAGATAAGCCTGGAAATGAATCCTTTATTGTTGCATGCGGGGATCAAAAAGGTTTTCGGGTTATCGAGATGCAGCTAGCTGGAAAAAAACGAATGCATGTAAAAGACTATTTGCGAGGAAATCCAGATGAAGTAAAACTAGGACAAATAATGGGTGAGTAA
- a CDS encoding YicC/YloC family endoribonuclease codes for MAISMTGYGNKQIVTEQATITVEIKTVNHRFLDIQMKIPNRLLFLEEKLKKIIQSFFQRGRVEVYIQIDGDTLFSKQVQINWSLIEQYMTQLQELKQRYQLAGDIPITVISAFPDVFSIQEVEEYSDELISTLLAGLTDVCKQVYAMRRVEGQALQTDLQERSETLQQLVDAIKSLRPMVMKEYRERIKHRLELHLNQELSKDDSRIYQEIVLLAEKGDISEEITRINSHIQQFKQTLELDGPIGRKLNFITQELLREVNTIGSKSVNSLISEHTITLKSEIEKIKEQVQNME; via the coding sequence ATGGCAATAAGTATGACAGGCTATGGAAATAAACAAATAGTTACTGAACAAGCAACAATAACTGTTGAAATCAAGACGGTGAATCATCGTTTCCTTGATATCCAGATGAAAATTCCGAATAGGTTATTATTTTTAGAAGAAAAACTTAAAAAGATTATTCAATCATTTTTCCAGCGAGGTAGAGTTGAGGTTTATATTCAAATAGATGGGGATACACTTTTCAGTAAACAGGTTCAAATAAATTGGAGTTTAATCGAGCAATATATGACACAATTACAGGAATTAAAACAACGTTATCAGCTTGCTGGAGATATACCGATTACGGTCATTTCAGCATTTCCAGATGTATTCTCCATTCAAGAGGTAGAAGAATATTCGGATGAATTAATATCTACATTGTTAGCAGGACTTACGGATGTTTGCAAGCAGGTTTATGCAATGAGAAGAGTTGAAGGACAGGCATTGCAAACCGATTTACAAGAACGAAGTGAAACATTGCAACAGCTCGTTGATGCAATTAAAAGTTTACGACCAATGGTCATGAAAGAGTATCGAGAACGAATCAAACATCGATTAGAGCTGCATTTAAACCAAGAGTTAAGTAAAGATGATTCTCGCATCTATCAAGAAATTGTTCTTCTTGCTGAAAAAGGAGACATATCGGAAGAGATAACAAGAATAAACAGCCATATTCAACAATTTAAACAGACGTTAGAATTGGATGGACCGATTGGCCGAAAACTGAATTTTATTACACAAGAATTGCTCCGTGAAGTAAATACAATTGGATCGAAATCAGTTAATAGCTTGATCAGTGAACATACGATTACATTAAAAAGTGAAATAGAGAAAATAAAAGAACAGGTGCAAAACATGGAATAA
- the coaBC gene encoding bifunctional phosphopantothenoylcysteine decarboxylase/phosphopantothenate--cysteine ligase CoaBC, with translation MITSKNIVVGVSGGIAAYKACTLTSKLTQKGANVKVVMTENATKFVSPLTFQALSRNPVYTDTFDEKDPAKIAHIDVADWADIVILAPATANLIGKLANGIADDMLTTLLLATQAEVYIAPAMNVHMYAHPAVIQNMQTLEEWGYHFIEPGDGYLACGYVGKGRLEEPASIIEAVEAHQTDEKHLFLQGKQVLISAGPTREKIDPVRFFTNHSSGKMGFALAEAAAEAGASVTLVTGPTSLAAKHPNIQTIHITTADEMYQEMHKHLASSDIVIKAAAVADYRPAVTYEHKMKKQDGPLQIKMERTKDILKSLGEQKSGQFLVGFAAETEKPFENGHKKLKSKHLDAIVINNIASKGAGFAKDTNEVTYINKYGKTEHLALATKQEIARQIVKLIHQDMEDPEQ, from the coding sequence ATGATTACTTCTAAGAATATAGTCGTAGGTGTGTCGGGAGGAATAGCTGCTTATAAAGCTTGTACACTTACTAGTAAGCTGACACAAAAAGGTGCTAACGTCAAGGTGGTTATGACGGAAAACGCTACAAAATTCGTTTCACCTTTAACTTTTCAAGCTCTTTCCCGTAATCCAGTATATACGGATACGTTTGATGAAAAAGACCCTGCTAAAATCGCTCATATTGATGTCGCTGATTGGGCAGATATTGTTATTCTTGCTCCAGCAACAGCTAATTTAATTGGTAAGCTTGCTAATGGCATTGCCGATGACATGTTAACAACATTACTTCTTGCTACACAAGCAGAAGTATATATTGCTCCAGCAATGAATGTCCATATGTACGCTCACCCGGCTGTTATCCAAAACATGCAAACTTTAGAAGAATGGGGCTATCACTTTATTGAGCCCGGTGATGGTTATTTAGCTTGTGGGTACGTCGGAAAAGGAAGACTAGAGGAGCCTGCCTCGATTATTGAAGCAGTCGAAGCACATCAAACAGATGAGAAGCACTTGTTTTTACAAGGCAAGCAAGTGCTTATTTCTGCTGGTCCAACTAGAGAAAAAATAGATCCAGTGCGCTTTTTTACGAACCACTCGTCAGGAAAAATGGGGTTTGCCCTGGCAGAAGCAGCCGCTGAAGCGGGAGCATCTGTCACCTTAGTAACTGGTCCTACTTCATTAGCAGCTAAACATCCAAACATCCAAACAATTCACATTACTACTGCTGATGAAATGTATCAAGAAATGCATAAACATTTAGCTTCTAGTGATATTGTTATTAAAGCAGCGGCAGTTGCAGATTACCGCCCAGCGGTTACGTATGAGCATAAGATGAAAAAGCAAGATGGCCCATTACAGATTAAAATGGAGCGAACAAAAGATATATTAAAGTCACTTGGTGAACAGAAGTCAGGACAGTTTCTTGTTGGCTTTGCCGCAGAAACAGAAAAACCATTTGAAAATGGACATAAAAAATTAAAAAGTAAACATCTAGATGCAATTGTCATTAATAATATTGCTTCTAAGGGGGCAGGCTTTGCCAAAGATACGAACGAAGTGACGTATATAAACAAATATGGAAAAACAGAACATTTGGCATTAGCAACCAAACAAGAAATTGCCAGACAAATTGTTAAATTAATTCATCAGGATATGGAGGATCCGGAACAGTGA
- the remA gene encoding extracellular matrix/biofilm regulator RemA — MSLRLINIGFGNVVSANRVISIVSPESAPIKRIISVARDNNKLVDATYGRRTRAVIITDSDHVILSAVQPETVGQRVLSHEEITDDN, encoded by the coding sequence TTGAGTTTACGTTTAATTAATATTGGTTTTGGAAATGTTGTTTCTGCGAACAGAGTTATTTCGATTGTATCGCCAGAATCAGCGCCGATCAAACGGATTATTAGTGTAGCTAGGGACAACAATAAATTAGTAGATGCAACTTATGGAAGAAGAACCAGAGCAGTTATTATAACAGATAGTGACCATGTTATATTGTCTGCGGTACAACCTGAAACAGTAGGTCAACGTGTGCTAAGTCATGAAGAAATAACGGATGATAATTAG